A single Mus caroli chromosome 15, CAROLI_EIJ_v1.1, whole genome shotgun sequence DNA region contains:
- the LOC110310484 gene encoding lymphocyte antigen 6A-2/6E-1-like, whose protein sequence is MDSSHATRTCVFILLVALLCAERAQGLECYCCLGVPLETSCKSMTCPYSDGFCVTQEEEVIVDSHTIKVKSNLCLPICPTNPENTEFLGTAVNVKTSCCKEDLCNAAVLTEGSTWTMAGVILFSLGSVHLQTLL, encoded by the exons ATGGACAGTTCTCATGCTACAAGGACCTGTGTGTTCATCCTTCTTGTGGCCCTACTGTGTGCAGAAAGAG ctcagGGGCTGGAGTGCTACTGTTGCCTGGGGGTCCCACTTGAGACTTCCTGCAAATCAATGACCTGCCCCTACTCTGATGGATTCTGTGTTACTCAGGAAGAAGAAGTTATTGTGG ACTCTCACACAATCAAAGTAAAGAGCAATCTCTGCCTTCCCATCTGCCCTACTAATCCTGAAAATACCGAGTTCCTGGGTACTGCTGTCAATGTGAAGACTTCCTGTTGCAAGGAAGACCTCTGCAATGCAGCAGTTCTCACTGAAGGCAGCACCTGGACCATGGCAGGGGTAATTCTGTTCAGCCTGGGCTCAGTCCACCTACAGACCTTGCTGTGA